Proteins encoded within one genomic window of Sphaerotilus montanus:
- a CDS encoding nucleotidyltransferase family protein: MNPRDTDGLAARLAIEPRHLQIVRNVLSRLVPDREVWAFGSRAGGGAHPPKPWSDLDLAVIGPAPLSLDEQATLAEAFSESDLPWRVDVVDSATLSTTFRERLAAEHLLLQKPSAR, translated from the coding sequence ATGAATCCCCGAGACACGGACGGGCTGGCGGCCCGGCTCGCAATCGAGCCGCGGCATCTGCAGATCGTCCGGAACGTGCTCTCCCGGCTCGTGCCGGACCGGGAGGTCTGGGCCTTCGGTTCCCGCGCGGGGGGCGGCGCCCACCCGCCTAAGCCTTGGTCGGATCTGGATCTGGCCGTGATCGGGCCGGCGCCGCTGTCGCTGGACGAGCAGGCGACGCTGGCTGAAGCCTTCTCGGAATCGGACCTGCCCTGGCGCGTCGATGTGGTGGACAGCGCGACGCTCAGCACAACCTTCCGCGAGCGCCTCGCCGCTGAACACCTGCTGCTGCAAAAACCGTCAGCGCGTTGA
- a CDS encoding two-component system response regulator has translation MTLPAGVYGASAAASLLIVEDERIVALDLTLTLESLGFRVVGTASNQNEAVRLTMSYRPDLVLMDINLGSGGDGIHAAEEIARFADVPVVFLTAYADSETLRRAGQVAPYGYLVKPVRQRELNATVQMALARIHATRGRLQAERRLRLALDAAKMGVVTLNEGTDLIEIDGHFPPIADRSVRTLHMEVREFLLYLTEDAQAKVRHLLDQGGDLHMVTRWRAPDAGMPTRWLEVHASYFATELAIVGICRDVTRQVEQEESARQAIVVFESAADAILILGPQGHVTTANPAFIRLTGWPIAEIRGQHPNDFLHARRNSDRQLLEDTPLDFLGHAEILCQRHDGSTFPAWEHVAPVRDDAGVVCNRVLTFTDISALRSAETQVQHLAYHDPLTGLGNRNQLRNILTALPPPTTGQDDAALLFLDLDGFKVINDSLGHDAGDALLVNMTDRFRSVLRQGDEAIRLGGDEFLLLVRSARDADIDALAQRLLRVVWEPFALATGSSVQVSASIGIALYPRDGATPDALLRAADIAMYAAKGAGRNRYARYSPKMAEAANERLAVEQGLLQAIANGELSLHFQPLVTLDGQTMVGAEALLRWQSATLGVISPDRFIPVAEESGLIQALGRWVLHKALTTWAQWQRDGLVQGRLAINVSALQLQDDQFAEDLARELKATGMDPRELEIEVTETALQRVTHIEHRLSRIAELGVKIALDDFGTGYSSLSILKILPLHRLKVDRAFVRDVVGNASDQAIVRAIAAMADALGLELIAEGVESQGQQEYLLRIGVKEAQGWLFAKAMSAPDFMGWLASH, from the coding sequence ATGACACTACCCGCAGGTGTCTACGGCGCTTCTGCCGCGGCCAGCCTTCTGATCGTCGAAGACGAGCGCATCGTGGCGCTGGACCTGACCCTGACGCTCGAATCACTGGGCTTCCGGGTGGTTGGCACGGCCTCGAACCAGAATGAAGCCGTGCGCCTGACCATGTCGTACAGGCCCGACCTGGTTCTGATGGATATCAACCTGGGCAGTGGAGGCGACGGTATCCACGCTGCCGAGGAAATCGCGCGATTTGCCGACGTGCCGGTGGTCTTCCTCACTGCGTACGCTGACAGCGAGACCCTGCGCCGAGCGGGGCAAGTGGCGCCTTACGGCTATCTGGTCAAACCGGTTCGACAACGCGAACTCAACGCCACGGTCCAGATGGCACTCGCCCGCATACACGCTACCCGCGGGCGCCTTCAGGCCGAGCGGCGCTTGCGGCTTGCCTTGGACGCCGCGAAGATGGGTGTGGTGACCTTGAATGAAGGGACCGACCTGATCGAGATCGACGGGCACTTCCCGCCCATCGCCGACAGATCGGTGCGGACACTGCACATGGAAGTCAGGGAGTTCCTGCTGTATCTCACCGAAGATGCACAGGCCAAGGTGAGGCATCTGCTGGACCAGGGTGGCGACCTGCACATGGTCACGCGATGGCGCGCCCCGGATGCAGGCATGCCCACGCGGTGGCTGGAGGTACACGCCAGCTATTTCGCCACTGAACTGGCGATCGTCGGCATATGCCGCGACGTCACGAGGCAAGTGGAACAAGAAGAGAGCGCGCGCCAGGCAATCGTCGTGTTTGAGTCGGCCGCCGATGCCATCCTGATACTCGGCCCGCAGGGACACGTCACCACGGCCAACCCGGCCTTCATTCGGTTGACGGGCTGGCCAATCGCCGAAATCCGGGGGCAGCATCCCAACGACTTTCTGCACGCCAGGCGCAACAGCGACCGCCAATTGCTGGAAGACACTCCATTGGACTTCCTCGGCCATGCCGAGATCCTGTGCCAGCGGCACGATGGCAGCACCTTTCCCGCATGGGAACACGTGGCGCCAGTGCGTGACGATGCCGGCGTCGTCTGCAACCGGGTCCTGACGTTCACAGACATCTCTGCATTGCGCTCGGCCGAGACCCAGGTTCAGCATCTCGCCTATCACGACCCGTTGACCGGGCTTGGCAATCGCAACCAGCTGCGCAATATCTTGACGGCGTTGCCCCCACCAACGACTGGTCAGGACGATGCCGCGCTTCTCTTCCTGGATCTGGACGGATTCAAGGTCATCAACGACAGCCTGGGTCACGACGCGGGCGATGCGCTGCTCGTCAACATGACCGATCGCTTCCGCAGCGTGCTGCGCCAAGGTGACGAGGCCATCAGACTGGGAGGCGACGAGTTCCTGCTGTTGGTCCGGTCGGCGCGTGACGCAGACATCGATGCGCTGGCGCAGCGACTGCTGCGGGTGGTGTGGGAACCATTTGCCCTCGCGACAGGTTCTTCGGTGCAGGTGTCTGCCAGTATCGGCATCGCGCTTTACCCGCGCGACGGAGCCACACCCGACGCGCTGCTCCGTGCGGCCGACATCGCCATGTATGCCGCCAAGGGCGCCGGTCGGAATCGCTACGCTCGCTACAGTCCCAAGATGGCCGAGGCGGCGAATGAACGCCTTGCCGTCGAGCAAGGACTGCTGCAGGCCATCGCCAACGGCGAACTCAGCCTCCATTTTCAACCCCTGGTGACCCTGGACGGGCAAACCATGGTGGGTGCGGAGGCACTTTTGCGATGGCAGTCCGCAACCTTGGGGGTGATCAGCCCCGATCGCTTCATTCCGGTAGCGGAGGAAAGCGGGCTTATCCAGGCCCTGGGTCGCTGGGTTCTGCACAAGGCGCTGACCACCTGGGCGCAGTGGCAGCGCGACGGACTGGTTCAAGGCCGACTCGCCATAAACGTGTCTGCGCTGCAGCTTCAGGACGATCAATTCGCTGAAGATCTGGCGCGTGAACTCAAGGCGACGGGCATGGACCCCAGGGAACTCGAGATCGAGGTGACGGAAACTGCCCTGCAACGGGTCACTCACATCGAGCATCGCCTCAGCAGGATCGCCGAACTGGGCGTCAAGATTGCACTGGATGATTTCGGCACCGGCTACTCATCCTTGTCGATTCTCAAGATATTGCCCTTGCACCGACTCAAGGTGGATCGCGCCTTCGTCCGTGATGTGGTTGGAAATGCGTCGGACCAGGCGATCGTGCGCGCCATCGCAGCCATGGCCGATGCGCTGGGTCTGGAGCTCATTGCCGAAGGTGTCGAAAGCCAGGGACAACAGGAATACCTGCTGCGCATCGGCGTGAAGGAAGCTCAGGGCTGGCTGTTCGCAAAAGCCATGAGCGCACCGGACTTCATGGGCTGGCTGGCTTCGCATTGA
- a CDS encoding sensor histidine kinase, translated as MDRFDPLWLATVQAVFSADSPVGKAVLDRGLRYVFINKTLAAFNGCSIEDHLGHTVEEILPEAYPILAPLLHGVLEGSAPHAEFRVSVEMPHAPGALSEWEATYLPIPMEDGTVGGVYVQAVNLTAKLLAEQALANSEKQLRRVLDSLFAFVGVMSPDGTLLEANRAPLKAAGIDAQDVLGRPFWETYWWSYSPEIQDWMRQACVRAAQGQVVRKDVTARMVDDTRMTLDFMLVPMRDDNDRITHLIPSAIDISDRLAAQQRTESALRERTVLLQEVHHRVKNNLQIIASLLNLQARNVAPEASQALQDSQNRVVAMALTHQLLYERNDFSTLELGPYLRRLMASLRDAHGEIRHRVDLRVDAPDSGLSIDLNQAVPVALVVNELLINALKHGFGVDGQGEVAVRAEWSDQRIAVTVADTGKGLPAGFDFRTFSSLGLRLVTLLTEQLGAEMRWPMAGQPGSVFTLLLPTGVRPS; from the coding sequence ATGGACCGATTTGACCCCCTCTGGTTGGCTACGGTACAGGCCGTGTTTAGCGCCGATTCGCCGGTCGGCAAAGCCGTGCTGGACCGTGGGCTCCGCTACGTGTTCATCAACAAGACCCTGGCCGCTTTCAATGGTTGCTCGATCGAGGACCACCTTGGCCACACCGTTGAAGAGATCCTGCCAGAGGCTTACCCGATATTGGCCCCATTGCTGCATGGCGTGCTGGAAGGCAGCGCACCCCACGCCGAGTTCAGAGTCAGCGTGGAAATGCCGCATGCTCCCGGTGCGCTCAGCGAATGGGAGGCCACTTACCTCCCGATCCCAATGGAAGACGGAACTGTCGGCGGGGTCTACGTCCAAGCCGTCAACCTGACGGCCAAGTTGCTGGCAGAGCAGGCGTTGGCCAACAGCGAAAAGCAGTTGCGCCGCGTCCTGGACAGCCTGTTCGCCTTCGTCGGGGTGATGTCACCCGACGGCACCCTGCTCGAAGCCAACCGGGCGCCGTTGAAGGCGGCCGGCATTGACGCGCAGGATGTCCTGGGCCGTCCTTTCTGGGAAACCTATTGGTGGAGCTATTCGCCCGAGATCCAGGACTGGATGCGACAGGCCTGTGTGCGGGCGGCACAGGGTCAGGTGGTGCGCAAGGATGTGACGGCGCGCATGGTGGACGACACGCGCATGACGCTGGACTTCATGCTCGTCCCGATGCGGGACGACAACGACCGCATCACGCACCTGATTCCGTCTGCCATCGACATTTCCGACCGGCTGGCAGCCCAGCAGCGGACCGAGTCCGCGTTGCGGGAGCGAACCGTCCTGCTGCAGGAGGTTCATCACCGGGTCAAGAACAACCTTCAGATCATCGCCAGCCTGCTGAACCTGCAGGCCCGCAACGTGGCGCCTGAAGCCAGTCAGGCCCTGCAGGACAGCCAGAATCGCGTCGTGGCCATGGCACTGACCCACCAGCTTCTTTACGAGCGCAACGATTTCTCGACACTGGAACTGGGGCCCTATTTACGTCGGTTGATGGCCAGCCTGCGCGACGCACACGGGGAGATCCGACACCGTGTGGACCTTCGGGTGGATGCTCCGGACTCGGGATTGAGCATCGACCTGAATCAGGCGGTACCGGTCGCACTGGTGGTGAACGAACTGCTGATCAACGCGCTGAAGCACGGGTTTGGCGTCGACGGGCAAGGCGAAGTCGCCGTGCGCGCGGAATGGAGCGATCAACGCATCGCGGTCACCGTGGCGGATACCGGGAAAGGGCTGCCCGCAGGCTTCGACTTTCGCACCTTCTCGAGTCTGGGGCTGCGCCTGGTCACGTTGCTGACCGAGCAGCTGGGCGCCGAAATGCGCTGGCCGATGGCAGGCCAACCGGGCTCAGTCTTCACCTTGCTGCTGCCAACCGGAGTCAGGCCGTCATGA
- a CDS encoding VOC family protein, with product MFSHIMLGTNDLDRSKAFYDAVLGTLDVPPGGVDRYRIFWRTKTGVFSVSLPIDGQPATVANGSTTGFACQSPEQVNAWHAAGLANGGTTCEDPPGLREGPAGKLYLAYLRDPDGNKLCGLYRVPRG from the coding sequence ATGTTTTCGCACATCATGCTCGGCACCAACGACCTCGACCGGTCCAAGGCGTTCTACGACGCCGTGCTCGGCACGCTCGACGTGCCTCCCGGCGGTGTCGACCGCTACCGCATCTTCTGGCGCACCAAGACGGGCGTGTTCTCGGTGAGCCTGCCCATCGACGGCCAGCCCGCCACGGTCGCCAACGGCAGCACCACCGGCTTTGCCTGCCAGTCGCCGGAGCAGGTCAACGCCTGGCACGCGGCCGGTCTGGCCAACGGCGGCACCACCTGCGAAGACCCGCCCGGCCTGCGCGAAGGCCCGGCCGGCAAGCTCTATCTGGCCTATCTGCGCGATCCGGACGGGAACAAGCTCTGCGGGCTGTACCGCGTGCCGCGCGGCTGA
- a CDS encoding DUF3037 domain-containing protein, which translates to MSEKIPFTLLQIVPDRLRGEVLNVGIVLHTDAGPDLRLRMLPSRLSALMPNYSRVNLEEWQHSWLAAIQRFDSADERWLWLKQAMAPLRLSETGGTITSENAEDLEVQVERLLERLVMPPRNVATIVKSRARRSGLNAQLTAWLRTQHLYSSKLQDLSKNRVVSGYPLSLTEELFAEFALKNGAVHVIETLDLRGHNSYTKPLRNEASHKALVLDLAQDELQKSSQRIAIVAADDYSTMKPAVSMLSRKASVVVSMESANDRQWLADFISKSLHLSTLLDPISETPLVSARA; encoded by the coding sequence ATGAGCGAAAAAATTCCCTTCACACTCCTGCAGATCGTGCCCGACAGGCTGCGAGGGGAGGTCTTGAATGTCGGGATCGTCCTTCACACCGACGCTGGCCCGGATCTGCGTCTTCGCATGCTTCCAAGTAGGCTTAGCGCATTGATGCCTAACTACTCGCGTGTCAACTTGGAAGAGTGGCAGCACTCGTGGCTCGCGGCAATTCAACGGTTCGACAGTGCAGATGAGCGTTGGCTGTGGCTCAAGCAAGCCATGGCGCCGCTACGGCTTTCTGAAACGGGCGGGACGATCACTAGCGAGAATGCCGAAGACCTTGAGGTGCAGGTCGAGCGCTTGCTTGAGCGCCTCGTGATGCCGCCGCGCAACGTTGCCACAATTGTGAAGTCGCGTGCGCGCCGTTCAGGTTTGAACGCGCAACTCACCGCTTGGCTTCGGACTCAGCACTTGTATTCTTCGAAACTGCAGGATTTATCCAAAAATCGGGTTGTATCCGGATATCCGCTGAGCTTAACTGAAGAACTTTTTGCGGAGTTTGCTCTTAAGAACGGTGCCGTCCATGTGATCGAAACGCTCGATCTCAGAGGGCACAATAGTTACACGAAGCCTCTTCGCAACGAAGCTAGCCATAAGGCTCTGGTGCTCGATCTTGCGCAGGATGAACTTCAAAAGAGTAGTCAGCGTATCGCTATCGTAGCTGCTGATGACTATTCGACGATGAAGCCAGCCGTCTCGATGTTGAGTCGCAAGGCGAGCGTTGTCGTCAGCATGGAAAGCGCAAACGACAGACAGTGGCTGGCGGATTTTATCTCGAAGTCGTTGCATCTTTCGACGCTACTTGATCCCATAAGCGAGACACCACTGGTTTCTGCTAGAGCATGA
- a CDS encoding DEAD/DEAH box helicase, translating to MAIFPQGYQNIAARCRNTEDGGAERRVLRQLQRCLEDDYLVWHNVPVGNKGRLPDFVVLHPGRGLLVLEVKGWRAGALHHVSRHDVELNLANGQGRVSKIHPGLQARGYAIELVNQMQRDPGLCQTEGRHKGSLVVPWGCGVVFANIERQRITDPRWDEFFPPANTLTREDLAEELDPAAFQARLWGMFTVEFRLKTALTLPQRDRIRWHLFPEIRLQTQASLLDDDDASGPGATVAPSPSEALMLVMDLQQEQLARSMGEGHRVIHGVAGSGKTMILVYRAQQLAAAARPDWPILVLCYNRPLAARIDALMRQRGLDERVQVRTFHGWCYDMADTYQLGIPKKGFRPDYDALADRVVEAVAHGRIPRAQYAALMIDEAHDFEDAWLRLAPQLVDPATNSLLVLYDDAQSIYRQPRRKFSFASVGIEARGRTSVLKVNYRNTAEVLKLATATAGQLLRGGEPDGVGEGDSDIVQQTPLGAGRSGPAPELLRGRTPREEAELVADRLVDALTDGVSPADIGILARRHDLLDPVEKALHLRGIRTQRLQRAGTWEPDSVKLTTLHASKGLEFHTVAIVGLQAVPDAHHSEEEEWRLLYVAMTRATYRLVLGACGESGAVEKVALALGERAGVREEYSPVVAQV from the coding sequence GTGGCCATCTTTCCGCAGGGATACCAGAACATCGCGGCGCGTTGCCGCAACACGGAGGACGGGGGCGCCGAGCGGCGCGTGCTGCGGCAGCTTCAGCGCTGTCTGGAGGACGACTACCTCGTCTGGCACAACGTGCCCGTGGGCAACAAGGGCCGCTTGCCGGACTTCGTGGTGCTGCATCCGGGCCGCGGCCTGCTGGTGCTGGAGGTCAAGGGCTGGCGGGCTGGCGCGCTGCACCATGTCTCGCGCCACGATGTCGAGCTGAACCTGGCGAACGGGCAGGGGCGGGTGAGCAAGATCCACCCCGGCCTGCAGGCGCGCGGCTACGCGATCGAGCTGGTCAACCAGATGCAGCGCGACCCTGGCCTGTGCCAGACCGAAGGGCGCCACAAAGGCAGTCTGGTCGTGCCCTGGGGCTGCGGCGTGGTGTTCGCCAACATCGAGCGCCAGCGCATCACCGATCCGCGCTGGGACGAGTTCTTTCCGCCGGCCAACACGCTGACCCGCGAGGATCTGGCCGAGGAGCTGGATCCCGCCGCTTTCCAGGCGCGGCTGTGGGGCATGTTCACGGTGGAATTCCGCCTGAAGACGGCGCTGACCCTGCCGCAGCGCGACCGCATCCGCTGGCACCTCTTCCCCGAGATCCGGCTGCAGACGCAGGCCTCGCTGCTGGACGACGACGACGCGAGCGGGCCGGGTGCCACGGTGGCGCCGTCGCCGAGCGAGGCGCTGATGCTGGTGATGGACCTGCAGCAGGAGCAGCTCGCGCGCTCGATGGGCGAGGGGCACCGGGTCATCCACGGCGTGGCCGGGTCGGGCAAGACGATGATCCTCGTCTACCGCGCCCAGCAGCTGGCCGCCGCGGCGCGGCCGGACTGGCCGATCCTGGTGCTTTGCTACAACCGGCCGCTGGCGGCGCGCATCGACGCGCTGATGCGGCAGCGGGGGCTGGACGAGCGGGTGCAGGTGCGGACCTTCCACGGCTGGTGCTACGACATGGCCGACACCTACCAGCTCGGCATCCCGAAGAAGGGCTTCCGGCCGGACTACGACGCGCTGGCCGACCGGGTGGTCGAGGCGGTGGCGCATGGCCGCATCCCGCGGGCGCAGTACGCGGCGCTGATGATCGACGAGGCGCACGATTTCGAGGATGCGTGGCTGCGGCTGGCGCCCCAGTTGGTCGATCCGGCGACGAACTCGCTGCTGGTGCTCTACGACGACGCGCAGTCGATCTACCGCCAGCCGCGCCGCAAGTTCAGCTTCGCCAGCGTCGGCATCGAGGCGCGCGGGCGCACGAGCGTGCTGAAGGTCAACTACCGGAACACGGCCGAGGTGCTGAAGCTCGCCACCGCGACCGCCGGCCAGTTGCTGCGCGGCGGCGAGCCGGACGGGGTGGGCGAGGGCGACAGCGACATCGTCCAGCAGACCCCGCTCGGCGCCGGTCGCAGCGGCCCCGCGCCGGAACTGCTGCGCGGACGCACGCCGCGCGAGGAGGCCGAACTGGTCGCCGACCGCCTCGTCGATGCGCTGACGGACGGCGTGTCACCGGCCGACATCGGCATCCTGGCGCGCCGGCATGACCTGCTCGACCCGGTGGAAAAGGCGCTGCACCTGCGCGGCATCCGCACCCAGCGCCTGCAGCGCGCGGGGACGTGGGAGCCGGACAGCGTCAAGCTCACGACGCTGCACGCCTCCAAGGGGCTGGAGTTCCACACCGTCGCCATCGTCGGGCTGCAGGCGGTGCCGGACGCGCACCACAGCGAGGAGGAGGAATGGCGGTTGCTGTATGTGGCGATGACGCGGGCGACGTATCGGCTGGTGTTGGGGGCTTGTGGGGAGTCGGGGGCGGTGGAGAAGGTTGCGCTCGCGCTGGGCGAGCGGGCTGGCGTCAGGGAGGAGTATTCGCCTGTCGTTGCTCAAGTCTGA
- a CDS encoding DUF3037 domain-containing protein, producing the protein MARHIAHYTLVRLLPQSDSGEFANMGVVVACPALGFFDFRLITRYRRITQFFEEFNRELFTQVRREVEAELAHLRDHLHQRQFASGCREEALALRLVQDLVQPRETMVRYAPLRVAMTEDPRQLLDQVFARYVQRSSEETKSRREDAMVRLVREALQQDRRLNALFRADEVGTPDYQVPFPLVHRQDGQTLAAIKPLDLTQPDPQQIYEHGGRWAERLRRLKRLGAMPDHGVLVTTEAPPPEDERRHLAYRDIVGELRELSVQVSGVEQAGQILAFARGQIH; encoded by the coding sequence ATGGCCCGCCACATCGCCCACTACACCCTCGTGCGCCTGCTGCCGCAGTCGGACTCGGGAGAGTTCGCGAACATGGGCGTGGTGGTGGCCTGTCCGGCGCTGGGCTTCTTCGATTTCCGGCTGATCACCCGCTACCGGCGCATCACGCAGTTCTTCGAGGAGTTCAACCGCGAGCTGTTCACCCAGGTGCGGCGCGAGGTGGAGGCTGAACTGGCGCATCTGCGGGACCACCTGCACCAGCGGCAATTCGCCAGCGGGTGCCGGGAAGAGGCGCTGGCGTTGCGGCTGGTGCAGGATCTCGTGCAGCCTCGGGAGACCATGGTCCGTTACGCGCCGCTGCGGGTGGCGATGACGGAGGATCCGCGGCAATTGCTGGATCAGGTCTTCGCACGCTATGTGCAGCGCAGCAGCGAGGAGACCAAGAGCCGTCGGGAAGACGCGATGGTGCGGCTCGTGCGCGAGGCGCTGCAGCAGGACCGGCGCTTGAACGCATTGTTCCGCGCGGACGAGGTCGGTACGCCGGACTATCAGGTGCCGTTCCCGCTGGTCCACCGCCAGGATGGCCAGACGCTGGCCGCCATCAAGCCGCTGGACCTGACGCAGCCCGACCCGCAGCAGATCTACGAACACGGTGGGCGCTGGGCGGAACGGTTGCGTCGCCTGAAGCGGCTGGGCGCCATGCCGGACCACGGTGTGCTGGTCACGACGGAGGCGCCGCCACCGGAGGACGAGCGGCGGCATCTGGCTTACCGCGACATCGTGGGGGAGTTGCGGGAACTCTCGGTGCAGGTCAGTGGGGTGGAGCAGGCGGGACAGATTCTGGCGTTTGCGCGGGGACAGATTCACTGA
- a CDS encoding SDR family oxidoreductase — translation MIVVTGASGQLGRLVIQSLLKTVPAAGIVAAVRQPAAVADLAALGVQVRQADYAQPATLDATFQGATKVLLISSSALGERVAQHGNVIDAARRAGVALLAYTSLLHADTSPLGLAAEHTATEALLRASGVPHVLLRNGWYTENYLASLPAVLQHGAVIGSAGEGRIASAARADYADAAAAVLTRDDQAGQVHELAGDTSYTLAEFAAEVGRQTGRAIPYVNLPEADYRGALLGAGLPEPLAHLLADSDVGASKGGLFDDGHRLSALIGRPTTALAAMVEAALR, via the coding sequence ATGATCGTCGTCACCGGAGCCTCGGGCCAACTCGGCCGCCTCGTCATCCAGTCGCTGCTGAAGACCGTGCCCGCCGCGGGCATCGTCGCCGCCGTGCGCCAGCCCGCTGCGGTCGCGGACCTCGCCGCGCTCGGCGTGCAGGTCCGCCAGGCCGACTACGCGCAGCCCGCCACGCTCGACGCCACCTTCCAGGGCGCCACCAAGGTGCTGCTGATCTCGTCCAGCGCGCTGGGCGAGCGTGTCGCGCAGCACGGCAACGTCATCGACGCCGCCCGCCGCGCCGGCGTCGCGCTGCTGGCCTACACCAGCCTGCTGCACGCCGACACCTCGCCGCTCGGCCTCGCCGCCGAGCACACCGCGACCGAAGCGCTGCTGCGCGCGTCGGGCGTGCCGCATGTGCTGCTGCGCAACGGCTGGTACACCGAAAACTACCTCGCCAGCCTGCCCGCCGTGCTGCAACACGGCGCGGTGATCGGCAGCGCGGGCGAGGGCCGCATCGCCTCCGCCGCGCGCGCCGACTATGCCGACGCCGCCGCCGCGGTGCTGACCCGCGACGACCAGGCCGGACAGGTCCATGAACTGGCGGGCGACACGTCGTACACGCTGGCCGAGTTCGCCGCCGAGGTGGGCCGCCAGACGGGGCGCGCGATTCCGTACGTCAACCTGCCGGAAGCGGATTACCGCGGCGCGCTGCTGGGCGCGGGTCTGCCGGAGCCGTTGGCGCACCTGCTGGCGGACTCGGACGTGGGCGCGTCCAAGGGCGGGCTGTTCGACGACGGCCACCGGCTGAGCGCACTGATCGGGCGGCCGACCACGGCGCTGGCGGCGATGGTGGAAGCGGCGTTGCGCTGA
- a CDS encoding nucleotidyltransferase substrate binding protein — protein sequence MPFTLDLSPLRQALTSLEDSLQVVADEAWLQNQSAAVRNTLFAGVIQNFEFVYELGMKMLRRQIEAESATPGETDQLGFRDLLRVGAEKGLIGDVEAWFRYRQMRGTTSHTYDLAKARQVYEGVRPFLTDARALLNALERRT from the coding sequence ATGCCCTTCACCCTCGACCTCTCCCCGCTGCGCCAGGCCCTGACTTCGCTGGAAGACAGCCTGCAAGTCGTCGCCGACGAGGCGTGGCTGCAGAACCAGTCGGCAGCCGTGCGCAACACGCTGTTCGCGGGCGTGATCCAGAACTTCGAGTTCGTCTACGAGCTGGGCATGAAGATGCTGCGCCGGCAGATCGAGGCCGAGTCGGCCACGCCGGGCGAGACGGACCAGCTCGGCTTCCGCGACCTGCTGCGCGTCGGGGCCGAGAAGGGGCTCATCGGCGATGTAGAAGCGTGGTTCCGCTACCGGCAGATGCGCGGCACCACGTCGCACACCTACGATCTGGCCAAGGCGCGGCAGGTCTACGAAGGTGTTCGACCGTTCCTGACCGATGCCCGTGCGCTGCTCAACGCGCTGGAGCGGCGGACATGA
- a CDS encoding IS5 family transposase → MITPRTKPSSFFPEEAADDLFVVQQRKAKLEGYVQTLAAMDELIDFAAMAAAVDKACPRADRSKGGRPPYPTEALVRMVFLQGLYNLSDEQCEHQVLDRMSFQRFCRLDGALNIPDARTLWNFRQRLAEGGLGGRAIFEALSQQLQRHGFIPRGGQIVDASIVQAPITQANARERDALNKGEAPEGWSKKRLAHTDRDARWTQKHGKSYYGYKLHGNVDARYKLIRQMKITAANADDGQQLPDVLQVANTRKRLLADRGYDSAANRQTLQQHGLADGIARRAKPGQTAKVRLKQRNKTINRTRARVEHVFAALSQQGGKCVRAMTLARNALAITLQCAAYNARRLVWLVKSAGPSAQPA, encoded by the coding sequence ATGATCACACCCCGCACCAAGCCATCGAGCTTCTTTCCTGAGGAGGCCGCGGACGACCTGTTCGTGGTGCAGCAGCGCAAGGCCAAGCTGGAGGGCTACGTACAGACGCTGGCGGCGATGGACGAACTGATCGACTTCGCAGCGATGGCCGCGGCGGTGGACAAGGCCTGCCCTCGCGCTGACCGCAGCAAGGGCGGACGCCCGCCGTACCCGACCGAGGCGCTGGTGCGCATGGTGTTCCTGCAAGGGCTGTACAACCTGTCGGACGAGCAGTGCGAGCACCAGGTGCTGGACAGGATGAGCTTCCAGCGGTTCTGCCGGCTGGACGGCGCGCTGAACATTCCGGACGCACGCACGCTGTGGAACTTCCGGCAGCGGCTGGCCGAAGGCGGGCTGGGAGGCCGGGCGATTTTCGAGGCGTTGAGCCAGCAGTTGCAGCGGCACGGCTTCATCCCGAGGGGCGGGCAGATCGTGGACGCCAGCATCGTGCAGGCGCCGATCACGCAGGCCAACGCCCGGGAGCGCGATGCGCTGAACAAGGGGGAGGCGCCCGAGGGCTGGAGCAAGAAGCGCCTGGCGCACACCGACCGGGACGCGCGCTGGACGCAAAAGCACGGCAAGTCGTACTACGGCTACAAGCTGCACGGCAACGTGGACGCACGCTACAAGCTGATCCGCCAGATGAAGATCACGGCGGCCAACGCCGACGACGGACAGCAACTGCCCGACGTGCTGCAGGTGGCGAACACGCGCAAGCGGCTGCTGGCCGACCGGGGCTACGACAGCGCGGCCAACCGTCAGACGCTGCAGCAGCACGGACTGGCCGACGGCATCGCGCGTCGCGCCAAGCCAGGGCAGACGGCCAAGGTTCGACTCAAGCAGCGCAACAAGACGATCAACCGCACGCGGGCGCGGGTCGAGCACGTGTTCGCGGCGCTGAGCCAGCAGGGCGGCAAGTGCGTGCGGGCGATGACGCTGGCGCGCAATGCGCTGGCGATCACGCTGCAGTGCGCGGCCTACAACGCGCGCAGGCTGGTGTGGCTGGTCAAGAGCGCAGGTCCGTCCGCACAGCCCGCGTGA